Below is a window of Camelina sativa cultivar DH55 chromosome 11, Cs, whole genome shotgun sequence DNA.
ACTTCCATTTCGTTGAATCATCCACCGCAAAAAATATCCAGAGTGAGTTTTTCTATAAGGTCGGCGACGATGGAAGACTAACACTGAGGACACCACATGAATTATCAGGGAACGAATATGTCCATATGTTTGTAAGGAAGATGGAAGATTTGCAACGTGAAGCAGACGAGAAATACCCGCTCTGGAAATCTACAAATTACTTGGAGcgatctttgtttcttctgaaGAAAGCTCAGGAATTTGTTGAGCTTTGGGACGAGCGGCGGAAGAGCCAAATTGCGGGAAACCCATCTCTATACCTTGCCTTGCGCAACAAGGTTCAAGGTGACTTGTGGCCTGTACACTATGATTACTGTCGTCAATCTGAGGGCACAAATATCTTGACGTACATGATGTATGATTTTTGTCGTCAATCTGAGGGTGCAAATCTCCTCAAGTACATGACATATAGCCTCAGTCCAGAAGCTGCAAATGGTTTAGTTCCTCCAATGATTAATTACTCTAGTCCTTGTTTCCTAGTTAGGTTTTTTGTAGGTCTTTCGTTTTGGTTTAGAGGCTTATTTTagtctcttttattttttatttttcttttattcactgtctccaaagttttttttttgtagtgaggAAGGGACAATATTGTAACaactaaaatattgaaataaacaaaaaaaattggaatacTCATCCTTATTACAtagcaaatattacaaaatgatttattgattcagttagacaaaacaaaacaaaaaaaaagtgcgGAATCTTTTAAGATGGACatcaccaaaattttaaagaaatagTTTAGCCGCCGCCAAAACCACCATTGAGGGTGTAATCGAGCGGTGAGGCGATCTCATGGATCACAATAGATTTTGATACGAATATCTCTGTATTTGTTACACGTATTCCCTCGAGCTCAAACGGTGAAGTTTTGGTGATCATAATGGAGGTTCCTGGAAGTAGAGTTGGGAGACGGGAGTGAACTGCCTTGGAAAGCATGTCAGTGAGGAGAAGTCGTTGTGGTACAAGGTGATATGCTGCAACGATTTTAGATGTCGGGGAGCGTGAGGGTTCTTTGGAGAAGGGAAGAAAGAGAGTCATCGGAAGTTGCTCCTTATCTGCTCCGATAAAAGCCCCTGGCCAGTCTTCAAATATGTTGATCTTGGGCGATGGGTAGAGGTCGGTTATAGGAGGGTTTTAGCTCGTTCCAAGATTCGTCCACATATTTACTTCCATCTCTCTGAAAACCGTAGCGGGAGGAGACCATCGGGGATCTCTAAACGTGGCAGTCATGGATTTGACAAAATCGAATGCGGCATCTTCCATCCTTCTTGAGGCTGCAGTGGTGGCGGACGCGGAGGCTTCGGTGACGGCGAGGACgcagatgatgatgaggaggagaagAGCGTACGCCATCGgagggagaagaaagaaagagagagagagagagagagagagagagttttctgTTGATAGAGattaaaattcacaaaatcGAGTACGTGACTTGTTTCTGATAGCAAAGCTAAGTTTGATTCTTACTTTATTTATAGAGAGATTAAGACCTAGATCCTTCGCCTACAGCTGTTTGTTTACAAGAAATGACCGTTGCAGACTTGCAGCGTATACTCAGACCTCGATCCTTCTGGAGAGTTAATAGGTGTAAGAATCTGCTTGGCTCCGTACGGTCGTAGCCTACAGCTGTTTGTTTACAAGAGGTGACCGTTGCAGCGGATACTCAGACGTCGATCCTTCTGGAGAGTTAATAGGTGTAAGAATCAGCTTTGCTCCGTACGGTCGTGGGTCGTCGACTACAGCTGTTTGACCGTTGCAGCGGATACTCAAACTTATTGGGCTTCCTACCCTTAGTGATCCGGCCCATATCTGGAGGCTTTTCGTCTCATAGTAGGTATATTTATGATACATAAACAACACCTTATTGGGCTTGAGCCCTGGGCCTACCCTTCATCATTAGTACACCACTTTGAAAAAGTGTAGTCTTGAATTATGGTGTTCTTGATGCCTTTCATAATAAAAGAACACATCCCATTTTAAAAACATGTGGCATCACATTCATTATTAACGCCagctatatttttaaaattgatcaCTTATGCTTGCCTTGTTTTGCAAGTGACTGAAGTCAGTATCATAGTAAACCATGCTTTCCAGTTTCCTtcttgttttcaatgtttttgtttctctttttggttgttGGACTAGGTTCCTCTGACCAGAATTATCCATTTGTTATATATGCTCGTCGAGATTCTGTAAATGCCAGTCTTAACTTTTGCGTTTGGGAACTTTTGGTATATGGCAGGAACCGCGGCTTTGGAAGATGGGGATGCATTTTCTTACCTCTGTATTTGCTACTCTTATCtcctctgttattttttttttcctgtttctgtaattttctttaattctttATGTTAGATGTAATGATGGACCTTCcatccttttcttttgcttgGATCCATTCaagtaaaaaataaacacaataaATTTCTTTAATTCTTTATGTTATTCTTATTTAGTGATTTATTTCCGATTTATCCTTTTTATTCaacttaagattttttttttttttttttttgttaaaaggcattCAAATTTAAAAGCATAGAACCAAATGTTTTACAGAGCTGAATCCCAATATTGGAAACCCAATGAGATAGATattagaataaatattaaaccaaactaaaaaacCCCTTAGTTAGAATAGAACCAAACTTGAACCGAAGAGTTGAATCATAACCAATGAAACGGTTAGGCAGTAGTAACCAACTCGAACCATCCCACGCTGTCATCAATGATTGGGGATGAAAAAACACGATCGTGAGAGAGATAAGAGGAGAATCCAGTGTCGATTAGGGTTTGTCCTTTCTTTTAACGAGATCCTTCAAACCAGAGTTGTAGAATGTCGGAGGACAGGATGGAGTTAGAGTGACGGTAGCTGAGTGCTCTGTTTCGCACAAGAGAGTCAATCTGTTTAACAATAAGGTCGGCGGACTTGAAGCTGTTCCGATGAAGACGATGGTTCCTTTCCGTCCATATGTTGTAGATCGTAGCTTGCCAAGCCGTGAGAAGGAGTACCTTGACAACTCTAGAACCTTGGAATCTGGTGAGTTGCTGAAGACAGTCAGACCAAGAACGGACAGGGGAGAAGGAGCAGCGGTTGGCGATGAGGTTCCAGATGCTCCAGCTGAATGGACAGTCAAAGAAAAGGTGATCACGACTTTCCTCAGTCGATCCGCATAGCAGACAAGATGGATCTACTTGTAAACCCCAAGATCGAAGTCTATCCCTAGTTAGACATCTATTCAACACAAATAACCAGGTGAGGAATCTATGCTTTGGTATGCCTTTAGTGAACCAAACGATCCTATACCATGCCACCTTAGGTAGAGTTTCTTTTAGGGCAGTGTAGATGTTACCAGTAGTTCGACCATCTCGCAGTTGGTCATTAATCCACCAGATGTACTTATCCTCTTCGTCTGCTAGTTGTAAGGTAGTTAGCTCAATATGAAGATTGACCTGTTTTTCGGATCGTGCAGGTGGTACCCTCCATGTGCCATGACACCAGAGGTCTGCGATGGTTAATCTTAGCGGGATGCCCAAAGTTCCTTCATTGTGCAGGTAGGTTGACAGCCACCCTAGACTACACCAGTGATCGCTCCAAAACCTACAACTTCTTCCATTGCCAACCTTAATCTTTATCCAATGGAATACCTCTTCCCGAAGCTTTAAAAGTTTGTTCGTTAACCAGGAGAACTTGTTACTTGGCTTCCGGGTCCAAAAGTTACTAAGATCTCCAGAGAGAACAGCCGACTTGAACCACGCAACCCACACCGAGCCTGCCCTGAAGAATAAGAGCCAGATAAGTTTTATCATACGTGTTGTATTCCATTTCCGCAAGTCACGAATACCTAGTCTTCCCTCTGATTTCGCATTTGTGATAGTTTCCCAAGCCACTCGGGCTGAGTGATGACCCTCGGTAGTTCCTTTCCACAGGAAAGCACCAGTTAGAGAGTTTAATGTGTCAATACACTTCTTTGGCAAGAGTTAAATGTGTCAATACAATTAGAGAGTTCAATGTGTCAATACACCAGTTAGAGAGTTCCTTTCCTATATTCAGATATCTTATTGTCCTCAACTCCTCATATTTAGATATCCTATACATGAGAGAGTTAGGTCGTTTTTTCTAATAATCTTATACATAACGAAAACCTAACTTTgaacgaaaaaaaaagcaaacactaAAAATtgtttggaaaaacaaaacttgctCTAGAATATTCGATGTTTATCCTTTcatcataattaattagtttttaacatatttaacaaatatattttgtttaaacttatattttataatttaaagtcTTACAAATTTTAACTTTGCATAATTATTAATACAAACCGTAATAAAACGAACACATCCCAGTCTACATATTACAATTCTGTTTTTGTAGATAAACCATTTTTGCTTTTATGTCATAACCTATATTGTACCCTTGCAGAGCAGCAGCCCCAATTATGATttcgtcatcttcttcaggATTCTCATCAATCGCCAAACATAAAGTTCCCTGCTTAAGTAGTATGAATAAACTTCGAACATCCACACTCAATTCGGCTCCTCCCTCAAATATGAAACCAATATCGATATCCTCTGGTATTTTTGAAGCATCAATTGCGTAACATAGCAATGATTTTTGTGGAAGTGATTCTCCTCGAAGTGGTTCCACTCCTATAATATTTTTGACTTTATCCACGATATCTTTATACAAACCTTCTGACAAGTGAGATATAGTTGAGCCCGTGTCAAGATAGACTTGGAGTGGGTAGTCCAACGTTATCTTCTCTCCAACAAGAATGGACTCCAACTGAAACATGTAATGGCCACGGCTGATACTAATCATGGTGGGATTTCCTTGTATGTTTGCTCCATCCCCAAGTATCAAGTTGTGAGTAGAACCATGTTCTCGTATTCGACCAATGCAAAATGAGAACTTGGAGCCGAGCTTCTCTACAATGGAGAAATTTCCAAAGCCGAGGCCTAATATGCCTGTTCCTGTGTAGCTGTGACCCAAAGCTTGATCATTACATCCCATATATACGTCGTGTAACTCTTCAAACCTTCCATCTCTTGTCTGTATTAAAAACGTCTCCGTACTAAGGGTGCCTTGAATCGAATTCCCATCTGCATATCTTTGCTCGTAGCGGCATATCCCACttgaatataaataattaaatctgGGATTAGAGTCAGACCCCGTTGTTTCACACTCGGCATCACGATATGTTGTTGAATCTTCTGGCCAATACCTTGGATATATGTGATTAAAGAATATTGGGCAGGGGTAACATTGATTCCATGATAAAGTGCTCCCTGTGTCGATGAGGAGAAACTGCCTTACAGCGGGAGAACCAATGTAAATTTCCGCTAAAAAAGCTAACCCTTGGTAAGCACGCGGTGATGTGAGGGGAGGGGTAAGAATTTTGGAATCAAAATATTGTGCTTTATTAATATGCACAAGAGGAAGATagagtgtttttgttttaggttcAGCATTTAACAAAAGGGGGAGGAAAGtgaaaacaagaaagatgatTGGGATTTTCATTTTGGAATGATCTTGGAGTGATTTAAGATGTGGTTTAAATAACATGTAATACTAACCTTTTATTCAAGAATGAGGTGATCAAGAAAGTGATCTagaagtgagaagaagaagtctgTGACACCAATAAATTACTTCATAATTAAGTTAAATATAAGTTCACTTCATTTCATATGAAAGTTGGTTTGATAGTGAAAGAGCAGTGAAAGAGGTTAGTTAGGTCATGTGCATTGGTAGATTGTAAGATAGTTtctcacaataaaaaaaataat
It encodes the following:
- the LOC104727690 gene encoding uncharacterized protein LOC104727690, producing the protein MSMAIKFFTLFFYFHFVESSTAKNIQSEFFYKVGDDGRLTLRTPHELSGNEYVHMFVRKMEDLQREADEKYPLWKSTNYLERSLFLLKKAQEFVELWDERRKSQIAGNPSLYLALRNKVQGDLWPVHYDYCRQSEGTNILTYMMYDFCRQSEGANLLKYMTYSLSPEAANGLVPPMINYSSPCFLVRFFVGLSFWFRGLF
- the LOC104727691 gene encoding aspartyl protease UND-like, which translates into the protein MGCNDQALGHSYTGTGILGLGFGNFSIVEKLGSKFSFCIGRIREHGSTHNLILGDGANIQGNPTMISISRGHYMFQLESILVGEKITLDYPLQVYLDTGSTISHLSEGLYKDIVDKVKNIIGVEPLRGESLPQKSLLCYAIDASKIPEDIDIGFIFEGGAELSVDVRSLFILLKQGTLCLAIDENPEEDDEIIIGAAALQGYNIGYDIKAKMVYLQKQNCNM